A single Anopheles arabiensis isolate DONGOLA chromosome 2, AaraD3, whole genome shotgun sequence DNA region contains:
- the LOC120894465 gene encoding C-type lectin 37Da-like has protein sequence METKRLANLVAILLSFLAVGFISTQKDINTFGIFREKSYYFGNTFKLNWYKASEYCRTRGMFLVTINNDEQLNGVIEYIDKSGYTKTHDILHMWTSGNDLGEEGQFFCSSTGERLTFDRWTKNEPNNAMHDNCTYEHCVVLEYFQPWSINYTFDDRPCGANNFFMCETLYD, from the exons ATGGAAACGAAACGCTTGGCCAACTTGGTGGCGATTTTGCTCAGCTTCCTGGCAGTTGGGTTCATCAGCACGCAGAAGGACATCAACACATTTGGCATATTCCGCGAGAAATCGTACTACTTCGGGAACACATTTAAG cttaaCTGGTATAAGGCATCGGAGTACTGTAGAACGCGCGGCATGTTTCTGGTGACAATCAACAACGATGAACAGCTGAACGGTGTGATCGAGTACATTGATAAGAGTGGATACACGAAAACGCACGACATCCTGCACATGTGGACGTCCGGTAACGATCTCGGGGAGGAAGGACAGTTCTTCTGCTCCTCGACCGGCGAACGGCTGACGTTCGATCGGTGGACCAAAAACGAACCGAACAACGCGATGCACGACAACTGCACGTACGAGCACTGCGTCGTGCTGGAGTACTTCCAGCCGTGGTCAATCAACTACACCTTCGACGATAGGCCGTGCGGGGCGAACAACTTCTTCATGTGCGAAACGTTGTACGATTAG
- the LOC120894467 gene encoding C-type lectin 37Db-like yields the protein MMKPQTLFLLLLLTALQLAAQDTTFGLFRQKEYYFSSSFKLNWNKAVEYCRSRGMFLLSVRNAEEREAVIEYLDSTGYTKTHKGLMAWISANDLGEEGEFHWASTGERVNYQNWSETEPNDYKIDDCNGEDCAILEYWSEGGANYNYTFNDRFCGREYLFICETLPA from the exons ATGATGAAACCACAGACACTGtttctgctgctcctgctaACGGCACTTCAGCTGGCGGCCCAGGACACGACATTCGGTCTCTTCCGACAGAAGGAGTACTACTTTAGCAGCTCTTTCAAG CTCAACTGGAACAAGGCGGTCGAGTACTGCCGATCGCGCGGCATGTTCCTGCTGTCGGTGCGAAATGCCGAGGAGCGGGAAGCCGTCATCGAGTATCTGGACAGTACCGGGTACACGAAAACGCACAAAGGTCTGATGGCCTGGATATCGGCGAACGATCTCGGCGAGGAGGGCGAATTTCACTGGGCCTCGACGGGGGAGCGCGTAAACTATCAGAACTGGAGCGAAACGGAACCGAACGATTACAAGATCGACGACTGCAACGGAGAGGATTGCGCGATCCTGGAGTACTGGTCGGAGGGTGGGGCCAACTATAACTACACCTTCAACGATCGGTTCTGTGGGCGGGAGTATCTGTTTATCTGTGAAACGTTGCCTGCATGA